Proteins encoded by one window of Labrus bergylta chromosome 2, fLabBer1.1, whole genome shotgun sequence:
- the si:dkey-245n4.2 gene encoding uncharacterized protein si:dkey-245n4.2 isoform X1, whose protein sequence is MTPPPSIYPSDGCTEGGSRNFSPPTCTCSCCGFHTSCIVTGNLKLSVPVIVTAMGRGLLCVCLLLFALFKETCGFKVQNKLLGKCLQVQEGSFGGRVSLGDCSPYSAVQEWRWLPESQALRSHRTGECLTAPAEQYEGVHLQSCIVHAERQETGDEVPVVEMDREARSQSWSCSKKGHITLTGRGLHLSATQESTLVFLSREHKQQGSRWRTLDNQTLCHGRESKPNHHQTLHHQEKSSAPGISSSAVSDMQHEAEPVEGITGTEVTETHSAKEDPVSFQSTKSPADPTMIFFSMDYGMGWKITMLVLSSLALVLGAVILILNVYSNSRRKKVVCVLKSYTPRPEMSVPRSPVPNERAPLTEHAMCLPHSTPTLQRGEILIQWKDGTVTPLYEA, encoded by the exons atgaccccccctccctctataTATCCAAGTGATGGCTGCACAGAGGGAGGTAGCAGAAACTTCTCCCCGCCCACTTGCACTTGCTCCTGTTGCGGGTTTCATACCAGCTGCATTGTCACGGGAAACCTTAAACTATCTGTCCCAGTCATCGTCACCGCCATGGGACGAggtctgctgtgtgtctgtctgctgttattCGCTCTTTTCAAAG AAACATGTGGGTTTAAAGTCCAGAACAAGCTGCTGGGGAAATGCCTGCAGGTGCAAGAAGGAAGCTTTGGAGGTAGAGTGTCTCTGGGTGATTGCAGCCCATATTCAGCCGTACAGGAATGGCGGTGGCTCCCAGAGAGTCAGGCTCTCAGGAGTCACCGCACTGGGGAGTGTTTGACTGCCCCCGCAGAGCAGTACGAAGGTGTCCATCTGCAGTCCTGCATCGTTCATGCTGAAAGACAGGAGACTGGAGATGAAGTGCCAGTGGTGGAAATGGACAGAGAGGCAAGGAGCCAATCATGGTCCTGTTCCAAGAAAGGACACATAACTCTGACAGGGCGGGGACTGCACCTTAGTGCCACACAAGAATCTACTTTGGTCTTCCTTTCAAGGGAACATAAGCAG CAGGGCAGCAGATGGCGGACTCTTGACAACCAGACATTGTGCCATGGGAGAGAGAGCAAACCTAACCACCACCAAACTCTCCATCATCAAGAGAAATCGTCAGCGCCAGGAATTTCTTCAAGTGCTGTGTCTGATATGCAACACGAGGCTGAACCAG TTGAAGGTATAACAGGCACTGAGGTTACAGAAACACATTCTGCAAAAGAGGACCCTGTTTCTTTCCAGAGCACCAAATCTCCTGCAGATCCCACCATGATCTTCTTCAGCATGGACTATG GCATGGGCTGGAAGATAACCATGTTGGTACTCAGCTCTTTGGCTCTGGTCCTTGGGGCTGTGATTCTTATCCTCAATGTTTACTCCAATAG CAGAAGGAAGAAGGTGGTGTGTGTTCTGAAGTCATACACTCCTCGGCCAGAGATGAGTGTACCTCGATCCCCTGTGCCCAATGAAAGAGCCCCGCTGACAGAGCACGCCATGTGTCTCCCGCACTCCACCCCCACTTTACAGCGAGGAGAAATCCTGATTCAGTGGAAGGACGGCACTGTAACTCCACTGTACGAGGCCTGA
- the si:dkey-245n4.2 gene encoding uncharacterized protein si:dkey-245n4.2 isoform X4: MTPPPSIYPSDGCTEGGSRNFSPPTCTCSCCGFHTSCIVTGNLKLSVPVIVTAMGRGLLCVCLLLFALFKETCGFKVQNKLLGKCLQVQEGSFGGRVSLGDCSPYSAVQEWRWLPESQALRSHRTGECLTAPAEQYEGVHLQSCIVHAERQETGDEVPVVEMDREARSQSWSCSKKGHITLTGRGLHLSATQESTLVFLSREHKQQGSRWRTLDNQTLCHGRESKPNHHQTLHHQEKSSAPGISSSAVSDMQHEAEPVEGITGTEVTETHSAKEDPVSFQSTKSPADPTMIFFSMDYGMGWKITMLVLSSLALVLGAVILILNVYSNRRKKVVCVLKSYTPRPEMSVPRSPVPNERAPLTEHAMCLPHSTPTLQRGEILIQWKDGTVTPLYEA; encoded by the exons atgaccccccctccctctataTATCCAAGTGATGGCTGCACAGAGGGAGGTAGCAGAAACTTCTCCCCGCCCACTTGCACTTGCTCCTGTTGCGGGTTTCATACCAGCTGCATTGTCACGGGAAACCTTAAACTATCTGTCCCAGTCATCGTCACCGCCATGGGACGAggtctgctgtgtgtctgtctgctgttattCGCTCTTTTCAAAG AAACATGTGGGTTTAAAGTCCAGAACAAGCTGCTGGGGAAATGCCTGCAGGTGCAAGAAGGAAGCTTTGGAGGTAGAGTGTCTCTGGGTGATTGCAGCCCATATTCAGCCGTACAGGAATGGCGGTGGCTCCCAGAGAGTCAGGCTCTCAGGAGTCACCGCACTGGGGAGTGTTTGACTGCCCCCGCAGAGCAGTACGAAGGTGTCCATCTGCAGTCCTGCATCGTTCATGCTGAAAGACAGGAGACTGGAGATGAAGTGCCAGTGGTGGAAATGGACAGAGAGGCAAGGAGCCAATCATGGTCCTGTTCCAAGAAAGGACACATAACTCTGACAGGGCGGGGACTGCACCTTAGTGCCACACAAGAATCTACTTTGGTCTTCCTTTCAAGGGAACATAAGCAG CAGGGCAGCAGATGGCGGACTCTTGACAACCAGACATTGTGCCATGGGAGAGAGAGCAAACCTAACCACCACCAAACTCTCCATCATCAAGAGAAATCGTCAGCGCCAGGAATTTCTTCAAGTGCTGTGTCTGATATGCAACACGAGGCTGAACCAG TTGAAGGTATAACAGGCACTGAGGTTACAGAAACACATTCTGCAAAAGAGGACCCTGTTTCTTTCCAGAGCACCAAATCTCCTGCAGATCCCACCATGATCTTCTTCAGCATGGACTATG GCATGGGCTGGAAGATAACCATGTTGGTACTCAGCTCTTTGGCTCTGGTCCTTGGGGCTGTGATTCTTATCCTCAATGTTTACTCCAATAG AAGGAAGAAGGTGGTGTGTGTTCTGAAGTCATACACTCCTCGGCCAGAGATGAGTGTACCTCGATCCCCTGTGCCCAATGAAAGAGCCCCGCTGACAGAGCACGCCATGTGTCTCCCGCACTCCACCCCCACTTTACAGCGAGGAGAAATCCTGATTCAGTGGAAGGACGGCACTGTAACTCCACTGTACGAGGCCTGA
- the si:dkey-245n4.2 gene encoding uncharacterized protein si:dkey-245n4.2 isoform X3, with the protein MTPPPSIYPSDGCTEGGSRNFSPPTCTCSCCGFHTSCIVTGNLKLSVPVIVTAMGRGLLCVCLLLFALFKETCGFKVQNKLLGKCLQVQEGSFGGRVSLGDCSPYSAVQEWRWLPESQALRSHRTGECLTAPAEQYEGVHLQSCIVHAERQETGDEVPVVEMDREARSQSWSCSKKGHITLTGRGLHLSATQESTLVFLSREHKQQGSRWRTLDNQTLCHGRESKPNHHQTLHHQEKSSAPGISSSAVSDMQHEAEPEGITGTEVTETHSAKEDPVSFQSTKSPADPTMIFFSMDYGMGWKITMLVLSSLALVLGAVILILNVYSNSRRKKVVCVLKSYTPRPEMSVPRSPVPNERAPLTEHAMCLPHSTPTLQRGEILIQWKDGTVTPLYEA; encoded by the exons atgaccccccctccctctataTATCCAAGTGATGGCTGCACAGAGGGAGGTAGCAGAAACTTCTCCCCGCCCACTTGCACTTGCTCCTGTTGCGGGTTTCATACCAGCTGCATTGTCACGGGAAACCTTAAACTATCTGTCCCAGTCATCGTCACCGCCATGGGACGAggtctgctgtgtgtctgtctgctgttattCGCTCTTTTCAAAG AAACATGTGGGTTTAAAGTCCAGAACAAGCTGCTGGGGAAATGCCTGCAGGTGCAAGAAGGAAGCTTTGGAGGTAGAGTGTCTCTGGGTGATTGCAGCCCATATTCAGCCGTACAGGAATGGCGGTGGCTCCCAGAGAGTCAGGCTCTCAGGAGTCACCGCACTGGGGAGTGTTTGACTGCCCCCGCAGAGCAGTACGAAGGTGTCCATCTGCAGTCCTGCATCGTTCATGCTGAAAGACAGGAGACTGGAGATGAAGTGCCAGTGGTGGAAATGGACAGAGAGGCAAGGAGCCAATCATGGTCCTGTTCCAAGAAAGGACACATAACTCTGACAGGGCGGGGACTGCACCTTAGTGCCACACAAGAATCTACTTTGGTCTTCCTTTCAAGGGAACATAAGCAG CAGGGCAGCAGATGGCGGACTCTTGACAACCAGACATTGTGCCATGGGAGAGAGAGCAAACCTAACCACCACCAAACTCTCCATCATCAAGAGAAATCGTCAGCGCCAGGAATTTCTTCAAGTGCTGTGTCTGATATGCAACACGAGGCTGAACCAG AAGGTATAACAGGCACTGAGGTTACAGAAACACATTCTGCAAAAGAGGACCCTGTTTCTTTCCAGAGCACCAAATCTCCTGCAGATCCCACCATGATCTTCTTCAGCATGGACTATG GCATGGGCTGGAAGATAACCATGTTGGTACTCAGCTCTTTGGCTCTGGTCCTTGGGGCTGTGATTCTTATCCTCAATGTTTACTCCAATAG CAGAAGGAAGAAGGTGGTGTGTGTTCTGAAGTCATACACTCCTCGGCCAGAGATGAGTGTACCTCGATCCCCTGTGCCCAATGAAAGAGCCCCGCTGACAGAGCACGCCATGTGTCTCCCGCACTCCACCCCCACTTTACAGCGAGGAGAAATCCTGATTCAGTGGAAGGACGGCACTGTAACTCCACTGTACGAGGCCTGA
- the si:dkey-245n4.2 gene encoding uncharacterized protein si:dkey-245n4.2 isoform X5 — translation MTPPPSIYPSDGCTEGGSRNFSPPTCTCSCCGFHTSCIVTGNLKLSVPVIVTAMGRGLLCVCLLLFALFKETCGFKVQNKLLGKCLQVQEGSFGGRVSLGDCSPYSAVQEWRWLPESQALRSHRTGECLTAPAEQYEGVHLQSCIVHAERQETGDEVPVVEMDREARSQSWSCSKKGHITLTGRGLHLSATQESTLVFLSREHKQQGSRWRTLDNQTLCHGRESKPNHHQTLHHQEKSSAPGISSSAVSDMQHEAEPGITGTEVTETHSAKEDPVSFQSTKSPADPTMIFFSMDYGMGWKITMLVLSSLALVLGAVILILNVYSNSRRKKVVCVLKSYTPRPEMSVPRSPVPNERAPLTEHAMCLPHSTPTLQRGEILIQWKDGTVTPLYEA, via the exons atgaccccccctccctctataTATCCAAGTGATGGCTGCACAGAGGGAGGTAGCAGAAACTTCTCCCCGCCCACTTGCACTTGCTCCTGTTGCGGGTTTCATACCAGCTGCATTGTCACGGGAAACCTTAAACTATCTGTCCCAGTCATCGTCACCGCCATGGGACGAggtctgctgtgtgtctgtctgctgttattCGCTCTTTTCAAAG AAACATGTGGGTTTAAAGTCCAGAACAAGCTGCTGGGGAAATGCCTGCAGGTGCAAGAAGGAAGCTTTGGAGGTAGAGTGTCTCTGGGTGATTGCAGCCCATATTCAGCCGTACAGGAATGGCGGTGGCTCCCAGAGAGTCAGGCTCTCAGGAGTCACCGCACTGGGGAGTGTTTGACTGCCCCCGCAGAGCAGTACGAAGGTGTCCATCTGCAGTCCTGCATCGTTCATGCTGAAAGACAGGAGACTGGAGATGAAGTGCCAGTGGTGGAAATGGACAGAGAGGCAAGGAGCCAATCATGGTCCTGTTCCAAGAAAGGACACATAACTCTGACAGGGCGGGGACTGCACCTTAGTGCCACACAAGAATCTACTTTGGTCTTCCTTTCAAGGGAACATAAGCAG CAGGGCAGCAGATGGCGGACTCTTGACAACCAGACATTGTGCCATGGGAGAGAGAGCAAACCTAACCACCACCAAACTCTCCATCATCAAGAGAAATCGTCAGCGCCAGGAATTTCTTCAAGTGCTGTGTCTGATATGCAACACGAGGCTGAACCAG GTATAACAGGCACTGAGGTTACAGAAACACATTCTGCAAAAGAGGACCCTGTTTCTTTCCAGAGCACCAAATCTCCTGCAGATCCCACCATGATCTTCTTCAGCATGGACTATG GCATGGGCTGGAAGATAACCATGTTGGTACTCAGCTCTTTGGCTCTGGTCCTTGGGGCTGTGATTCTTATCCTCAATGTTTACTCCAATAG CAGAAGGAAGAAGGTGGTGTGTGTTCTGAAGTCATACACTCCTCGGCCAGAGATGAGTGTACCTCGATCCCCTGTGCCCAATGAAAGAGCCCCGCTGACAGAGCACGCCATGTGTCTCCCGCACTCCACCCCCACTTTACAGCGAGGAGAAATCCTGATTCAGTGGAAGGACGGCACTGTAACTCCACTGTACGAGGCCTGA
- the LOC110002089 gene encoding arrestin domain-containing protein 3 — MSPKNFKLTFEALNEEQTFTSGDTIRGTLTFTLTEDTKVKSLGVKVKGYAHVHWTEGTGDRRSTKSLTKEYLKVKQSIVEKNSDGTVLPKGDHCHKFSLNIPLGDLPSSFKDLHGKVVYSLIARMSRSWKMPLVEEQELKFLSNSFANIAQCPVTASLEKGKVQMSATVDKRICCPGDTLSVVAKVCNSSSKKMKPKFSLIQKIVYRAHVSTEHSYRTHCKVVGETIASNSNETVSCKLTVPVGAVYTMNNCELITNEYYVQVYLDIRFAIDPEVVLPVVVAPAKCASRKHDESMGPYLSGPVGAPGHSDFPPPAFPVGPYPVPVGPSAPLQPGQTLGPYPAGAVGAQGYSNFPPPGPYSAPTGPGTYGYPAPHPAQPAPTTIGFNNQWPQQLPPYGYPPAAFPTSSVQPQAPAAQPQFQQGETPPTYMSLFPPPT; from the exons ATGTCTCCGAAAAATTTTAAGCTGACTTTTGAAGCTTTGAATGAAGAGCAAACATTTACCTCAGGAGATACCATCAGGGGCACGCTAACTTTCACTTTGACCGAAGACACCAAAGTGAAAAGTCTCGGTGTTAAAGTCAAAGGGTACGCGCACGTACACTGGACGGAGGGAACTGGAGATAGAAGGAGTACAAAATCTTTAACCAAGGAGTACTTGAAAGTTAAACAATCCATTGTTGAAAAGAATTCCGACG GCACTGTGCTTCCGAAAGGAGACCATTGCCATAAATTCAGTCTCAACATACCACTGGG TGACCTGCCGTCATCCTTCAAGGACCTTCATGGAAAGGTTGTCTACAGCCTAATAGCAAGGATGTCCAGGAGCTGGAAGATGCCTTTGGTGGAAGAACAGGAGCTCAAATTTCTGTCAAACTCCTTTGCAAACATTGCCCAG TGCCCCGTCACTGCTTCATTGGAAAAAGGAAAGGTCCAAATGTCTGCTACTGTTGACAAAAGGATTTGCTGTCCAG gTGACACTTTATCTGTTGTTGCCAAAGTCTGCAATTCCTCCTCCAAGAAAATGAAGCCCAAATTTAGCTTGATACAGAAAATAGTCTACCGTGCCCATGTCTCCACTGAACACAGTTATCGAACTCATTGCAAAGTGGTTGGGGAAACTATTGCATCCAACTCAAACGAAACTGTCTCCTGCAAGCTGACCGTTCCTGTTGGTGCCGTATACACCATGAACAATTGTGAATTGATCACAAATGAATATTATGTCCAG GTGTATTTGGACATCCGTTTTGCCATTGATCCAGAGGTAGTGCTTCCTGTGGTTGTTGCTCCTGCTAAATGTGCTTCCCGTAAGCACGATGAATCTATGGGTCCTTACCTATCTGGGCCTGTTGGTGCCCCTGGTCACAGTGACTTCCCTCCTCCAGCCTTCCCTGTGGGACCTTATCCTGTACCTGTAGGTCCAAGTGCTCCACTTCAGCCTGGTCAGACTCTGGGGCCCTACCCAGCTGGGGCTGTCGGTGCACAAGGTTACAGCAACTTTCCTCCCCCAGGACCTTATTCTGCACCCACAGGCCCAGGCACTTATGGATATCCAGCACCACATCCCGCACAACCTGCCCCCACAACAATTGGCTTTAATAATCAGTGGCCACAACAGCTTCCTCCTTATGGTTATCCACCTGCAGCTTTCCCAACATCTTCAGTGCAGCCCCAAGCCCCTGCTGCTCAGCCTCAGTTTCAGCAGGGAGAAACCCCTCCAACCTATATGTCCCTTTTCCCCCCTCCTACTTAA
- the si:dkey-245n4.2 gene encoding uncharacterized protein si:dkey-245n4.2 isoform X2, which produces MTPPPSIYPSDGCTEGGSRNFSPPTCTCSCCGFHTSCIVTGNLKLSVPVIVTAMGRGLLCVCLLLFALFKETCGFKVQNKLLGKCLQVQEGSFGGRVSLGDCSPYSAVQEWRWLPESQALRSHRTGECLTAPAEQYEGVHLQSCIVHAERQETGDEVPVVEMDREARSQSWSCSKKGHITLTGRGLHLSATQESTLVFLSREHKQGSRWRTLDNQTLCHGRESKPNHHQTLHHQEKSSAPGISSSAVSDMQHEAEPVEGITGTEVTETHSAKEDPVSFQSTKSPADPTMIFFSMDYGMGWKITMLVLSSLALVLGAVILILNVYSNSRRKKVVCVLKSYTPRPEMSVPRSPVPNERAPLTEHAMCLPHSTPTLQRGEILIQWKDGTVTPLYEA; this is translated from the exons atgaccccccctccctctataTATCCAAGTGATGGCTGCACAGAGGGAGGTAGCAGAAACTTCTCCCCGCCCACTTGCACTTGCTCCTGTTGCGGGTTTCATACCAGCTGCATTGTCACGGGAAACCTTAAACTATCTGTCCCAGTCATCGTCACCGCCATGGGACGAggtctgctgtgtgtctgtctgctgttattCGCTCTTTTCAAAG AAACATGTGGGTTTAAAGTCCAGAACAAGCTGCTGGGGAAATGCCTGCAGGTGCAAGAAGGAAGCTTTGGAGGTAGAGTGTCTCTGGGTGATTGCAGCCCATATTCAGCCGTACAGGAATGGCGGTGGCTCCCAGAGAGTCAGGCTCTCAGGAGTCACCGCACTGGGGAGTGTTTGACTGCCCCCGCAGAGCAGTACGAAGGTGTCCATCTGCAGTCCTGCATCGTTCATGCTGAAAGACAGGAGACTGGAGATGAAGTGCCAGTGGTGGAAATGGACAGAGAGGCAAGGAGCCAATCATGGTCCTGTTCCAAGAAAGGACACATAACTCTGACAGGGCGGGGACTGCACCTTAGTGCCACACAAGAATCTACTTTGGTCTTCCTTTCAAGGGAACATAAGCAG GGCAGCAGATGGCGGACTCTTGACAACCAGACATTGTGCCATGGGAGAGAGAGCAAACCTAACCACCACCAAACTCTCCATCATCAAGAGAAATCGTCAGCGCCAGGAATTTCTTCAAGTGCTGTGTCTGATATGCAACACGAGGCTGAACCAG TTGAAGGTATAACAGGCACTGAGGTTACAGAAACACATTCTGCAAAAGAGGACCCTGTTTCTTTCCAGAGCACCAAATCTCCTGCAGATCCCACCATGATCTTCTTCAGCATGGACTATG GCATGGGCTGGAAGATAACCATGTTGGTACTCAGCTCTTTGGCTCTGGTCCTTGGGGCTGTGATTCTTATCCTCAATGTTTACTCCAATAG CAGAAGGAAGAAGGTGGTGTGTGTTCTGAAGTCATACACTCCTCGGCCAGAGATGAGTGTACCTCGATCCCCTGTGCCCAATGAAAGAGCCCCGCTGACAGAGCACGCCATGTGTCTCCCGCACTCCACCCCCACTTTACAGCGAGGAGAAATCCTGATTCAGTGGAAGGACGGCACTGTAACTCCACTGTACGAGGCCTGA